The genomic region TCGTCGATACAGGCTTTCACTCACTCGATGGCGGTCGGTGGTTGAAGGGTCAAGGGATCGACGAGCGGGTAGCTGCGTTGGTAGCTCACCATTCCTGCGCCTGGTTAGAAGCGGAGGAACGTGGGCTGGGCAAGGCTCTTGCGGAGGAGTTCACCCGAGAACAGTCGGCCGTGGCCGACGCTCTTTGCTTCTCAGACATGACTACGGGGCCGGATGGCCAGGACTTTGAGGTACTAGAGCGGCTTGCCGAAATACGCAGCCGCTATGGTCCGGATCATCTCGTGACTCGCTTCATCCTCAAGGCGCAGCCTGAAATGATCACTGCGGTTCGCCGGACTCAAGCGCGTCTGTCCGCAGCACCTCAACCGATGTAGGGCTTGCTGCGCTCCTCAAGACCATGCTTGATGCGGAGTTGCGTCGAGGGATGGATGTCTAGGTCGCCGATCTGGTCGAGCGGGACCCACCGCACGTCAGCAGACTCATCGCTCGGCGTCAGCGTGCCGCCACGGGGCGCGGCCCGGAAGCAAAGCGAGAACTGCTGCCGAACCTCACCGTCTGAGTACTCGACGACGTGGGCAGGGTCGGAGTAGACCCCGACAAGCCCGATGACCCGGACGTCGATGCCGGTCTCTTCCCTGGTCTCGCGGACGGCAGTCTGGGCGACAGTCTCCCCGATCTCCTGGCCGCCGCCCGGCAGGGACCACAGATCGTTGTCCGTGCGATGGATCAGCAGCACGCGACCGCGGTCGTCTCGTACGAACACAGAGACAGCCACAACGATGCTG from Micromonospora sp. WMMD812 harbors:
- a CDS encoding HD domain-containing protein, translating into MPAFVDAAREIARLKLEVPLPRRWSHVRAVAAKARKVSQAIPPEDRDVLVASAWLHDVGHSPELVDTGFHSLDGGRWLKGQGIDERVAALVAHHSCAWLEAEERGLGKALAEEFTREQSAVADALCFSDMTTGPDGQDFEVLERLAEIRSRYGPDHLVTRFILKAQPEMITAVRRTQARLSAAPQPM
- a CDS encoding NUDIX domain-containing protein; its protein translation is MAGHLIEHYHDPDAPKANSIVVAVSVFVRDDRGRVLLIHRTDNDLWSLPGGGQEIGETVAQTAVRETREETGIDVRVIGLVGVYSDPAHVVEYSDGEVRQQFSLCFRAAPRGGTLTPSDESADVRWVPLDQIGDLDIHPSTQLRIKHGLEERSKPYIG